The following proteins are encoded in a genomic region of Ornithinibacillus sp. 4-3:
- a CDS encoding EscU/YscU/HrcU family type III secretion system export apparatus switch protein, whose amino-acid sequence MTKDQKRKKAVALKYDQDKGAAPIITASGKGLIADAIIDKAAEHQIPTLEDESLVEILSQLDINQTIPDELYQAVAEVFAFIYHTDKNVEYSEKNK is encoded by the coding sequence ATGACAAAGGATCAGAAGCGCAAAAAAGCTGTAGCATTAAAATATGATCAAGATAAAGGGGCTGCACCAATCATAACCGCATCTGGTAAAGGTCTTATTGCAGATGCAATAATCGACAAAGCTGCAGAACATCAAATACCGACATTAGAGGATGAATCATTAGTAGAAATCCTATCACAGCTTGATATTAATCAAACAATACCAGATGAGCTTTATCAGGCAGTTGCTGAGGTTTTCGCATTTATTTATCACACAGATAAGAACGTTGAATATTCGGAAAAAAACAAATAA